The Gloeocapsopsis sp. IPPAS B-1203 region GACATGGTGAGGGCTTCTTCTTGATCGTGAGTGACGTAGATGAATGTAATTCCTAAGCGTTGTTGCATCCGTTTGAGTTCGAGTTGCATTTCTTTGCGCAACTTCAAATCTAAAGCTCCCAAAGGTTCGTCAAATAATAGTACTGCTGGTTGTTTGATCAAAGCCCGCGCTAAGGCGACTCGCTGCTGTTGTCCTCCTGAAAGTTGACGCGGATAGCGTTTTTCCATTCCGGTGAGTTTTACTTGCGCTAATACTTCAGCCACTCGATTTTGAATTTCTCGGCGGGGGCGGTTCTCCATTTCGAGTCCAAAGGCGACATTCTGGGCTACAGTGAGATGCGGAAATAATGCGTAGTTTTGAAATACGGTGTTGACTGGGCGGTGAAAGGGTAAGCGATGTGACATTGGTTCGCCGTGAATAAAAATCTCTCCTGATGTGGGAGTTTCAAATCCAGCGATCGTCCGTAGTGTTGTTGTTTTACCACATCCTGATGGTCCAAGGAGGGAGAAGAATTCTCCTGAGGCTATTTGGAGATTAATGTTGTTGACGGCTAGGAAGTCTTTTTTTCCAGTGAATTTTTTGGAGAGTTGTTGGAGTTCGACTGCTGGTATCATTTGTTTGGTAGTGTAGCTTTTTAAGAAACGAACCACATTGGCGTAGCTTTCCCATAGGGTAGGCACAAAGGACACAGAGCAAGAAGACTAGAGAGGGGAAGGTTAGGATGATCGTATGCTCAATTCTATTCACTCGCTCCGGACTTCGTCCCGCTGCGCTAACGCCCCTCGCTCCTCATTAAAGTATTATTTGCCTACTGCGACTTTGACTTCGTTCCAGGCTTCGTCGTAGAGGGGTGTTGCTTGACCGACATCGTTGATGTATTTGAGTTTGGCGAAAACTTCAGGTGGAGGATAGATTGCAGGGTTTTGTAAGTCGGCTTCGTTAATTAGTCCTTTGTCTCTGGCTGTTTTGTTGGGCGAACCGTAGTGAATGAAGTTTGAAATTTTTGCCCCAACTTCGGGTTCTAAAATGAAGTTAATAAATCTTTCAGCAAGTTCTTTGTTAGGGGCGTTTTTGAGAACTACCATGTTATCTGTCCAAACGATTGTTCCTTCTTTAGGAATTGCATAGCGGATTTGCTCGTTTTCTTCCATAACTTGGAAAATATCACCACTCCACTCGTGGGTGAGATCGACTTCACCTTGATCGAGTAGAATTTGACCAGTATCGGGAACAAAAGCAGCGATCGCATCTTTATGCTTGACTAAAAAATCTCGTGCTTGCTGAATTTCTGCGGGATTAGTCGTATTGGGGTCGAAACCGAGATACATTAAAATTACACCCGTGGTATGGCGCATGTCATCCAGCCAAGCGGTTCTTCCCGCAAATTTAGGATCAAACATTGTTGCCCAGCTATCAATTTCTTGATTATTTGTTGCTGTAATGTTGTAACCAATTCCTAAAGTTCCCCATTGATAAGGCAAACTATATTTATTTTCTGGATCGTAGGGTGCATTCACAAATGTTGAATCAAGATGTTTCCTATTAGGAATATTCTCTAAATTTAATTCTTCTAATAAACCTTCATTGGTCATAATTGCGACCATGTAATCTCCAGGAAACGCAACATCATAGCCTGGATTTCCTGGCTGAATCTTAGCATAAAGGGCTTCGCTATTTTCATAAGTATCATACTTAATTTTAGCGTTAAACTCTTTCTCAAACTGAGTAAGAACTTCAGGTGCAATATAAGTAGACCAATTATAAACACTCAATACATTAGACGGTGTATTACCATCACTCACGTTTGTCTGGTTACTCCCACTACATCCGAGTGGTAATATTAAAGCAACAAAAAACAACACTACAAAACTCAAAATTCTTCTCATCATAGAACTCAAATCCTATTCATTACTTGATGAGTTAATCTCTCATGACTTCTCCTTTGCGCCTACCCTATGGGAAGGCTACGCCAATGTGGTTCGTTCACCTCAATTCTTTCGTCCCAACGACCAAAGCAGGTATTATCAACACCAAAGAAGCCAACAACATTAAACTAGAAATAGCATTAATCGCAGGTGTCACCGAAAATTTAATCATCCCGTAAACAAAAAGTGGTAAAGTTGTTGCACCAACTCCAGCGGTAAAGAAAGTCACAACAAAATCATCTAGAGAAAGTGTAAAAGCAAGCAAAGCACCACTAAAAATTGCTGGAGCAATTAGTGGTAAAATAACTTTCGATAATACTTTCCATTCATTAGCCCCTAAATCTAAAGCAGCTTCTTCTAGTGCTGGATCGAGTTCGGCTAAGCGCGCCCTGACAGTAATTGCAACAAAAGAAATATTAAAGGATACATGACCAACAATCATTGTAGGTAAGCCAAAATTCAATCGAATTCCTATAAAATTTTCTATTAACCTAAAGACTAAACTAAAGAAAACTAATAAAGAGATTCCCATTGTAATTTCTGGAATCACAATAGGAAGAAACAATAAACTATCAATAATCACTCGCCCAGGAAAGCGAAAACGTTCTAACGCAAGTGCGATCGCTGTTCCTAAGATTGTTGCTAGAAGTGTTGAAATCACAGCAACGAGTAAACTATTCTGTAATGCATCCCAAATTCGGGTATCAGTCACGTTCGCTGTTAATTGCGAGTCAGCTTGAAGTAAACCACGATACCAATCCAAAGTAAAGCCACGCCAAACAGCATTAAAACGCGATGTATTAAACGAGTAAATAACTAAAATCAGAATTGGCAAATAAATAAAAGCAAATCCTACTGCTGCATGGAGTAATAGCCAACGTTTACCAAGCGATCGCACCAATACATCAAACCTTCTTGAGGCATTATCTGACACAGAAATCGTCATGAGACTTCCTCAGATGTCCGAAAATAAACCAACACCGGAACTAAAACTACCACCATCAGCAACATCGAAAGTGCCGAACCAAAAGGCCAATTACGCGCTTGTAAAAACTGATTTTGAATCAAATTTCCTACCATCAAAGTTTTCGCACCACCAAGAATATCTGGTGTGACAAACGCACCTATAGCTGGAATAAAAACAAGTAAAGATCCTGCTACAATCCCCCGCATTGTTAATGGTAAAACGACACGTATAAAGCTGCGGATATCATTGGCACCCAAATCATATGCTGCTTCAACCAACGAGAAATTAAACCGATCCATTGTGGCATATAATGGCAAAATCATAAATGGCAAATAGCCATAAATTAAGCCCACTGTAACAGCAAAAGAAGTAAACAATAAATTTAGAGGTGCATCAATAATTTGAAAATTTTGTAGCGCTACATTAATCACCCCCTCTTGTCGCAAAAGCACAATCCAAGCGTAAGTACGCACCAAAAAATTAGTCCAAAAAGGAACAATTACCAGTAATACTAGAACATTCCGCCACCGCCCAGAACATGTAGCAATAAAAAATGCTAATGGATAACCAATAATTAAGCAAGTAACTGTCGTTATTAAAGCCAACCCTATCGAACGCCAAATAACTCCTAAATACAGTTCACTCGTCAGTCGTTGATAACTCTCTAAACTAAAACTCCAAACAACCCCGCCATACGTTCCCCGCTGCAAAAAACTGTACAGCAACACAATCAATAACGGCAGAATAAAAAATAGCAACAACCAAAAAGTTGCCGGAAATAACAGAAACGCCAAACTTCTACGCTTGTGAGATTCTATAGTTGATCTCATTATCCAAAATCAATCTTTGAATTCTTCCTTTGCGAACTTTGTGTCCTTGGTGGTAGCCTACGGCAAGCCGCTGTGCGTCTACGTTTCAAGAACAACATTTATGCTTCGCCGCCGAAGGAGGAACATCAATCGCCGGACTCTTATCAAAAAAGCCCACAGGTTTTAACATAAAACCAATATAAGAGACAGGCATCACAGGCCAATCCTCTGGACGGGTCACATGATTGTGTCCAAACGTATACCAAACCACAACGTCTGTATTCTCAATTGCCCGATTTGCCTTTGTCCAAATAGGTAATCCCGCATCACCTGGATGTTGATTAGGATAATCACCCGCAGCATAGAGTTCATCAGGATTATAGGGAGTCACCCACAAGTGCTTCGTCATAAATCCCGCACGTTTGATCACACTTGATTCGGGATGTGCAAACGGTAAAATGTTTTCACCAGGCATCAGCTTATAACTCACAGGCTGACCAAGGCTATTGTGCACTGCAGGATTGATAATCTTCCAATAACGTCCTGTAAAAGGATCAATGATGCGTTGTGCTTCTGACTCAGTTGATAAGAGCTTAGACTCAGCATAAAAAGCATTACCATAAGGATTATCAGGTCCCAAGGGTTCCGCTTGTGTATTCACTTCGTAAACTGAGTTATTTTCCCCATCAACGCACATATCCAGACGCACGTTAAAGAAGTGTTGATGAATTGGGGCGTTTAACTGCGGTGCAATCAGCGTACCGTACTTCGGTACTTCATTAGGCATTGCGGCAGCAGTATTAACAATACCAGTCAGCTTCACTTCGTACTGAATCGTACCATCTTGGTAAAAATACCAGAAGAACCCATATTCATAATTACCAACTGTCGCGATAAATGAGACGACTAAACGACGCGATCGCCTTACTTCAGTATGATCCGTTCTCCAATCAACGTGTTTCCAGAGAATGCCAAAATCTTCCTCATGCATACATATTGCATTTTCAATCTTCACTACTTGTCCGCGACTACTCGTCATATAAGCATCAAAGTAGCGAATCTCACCCAAGCAATCACAACCTAAAGTTAAGGAATTTGCCAAAGTCCCTACACCATACTCCCCAACATCAAACGCATTTTTGCGGTAATGCTGCGGTCGAGGATCGCCATAAGGTACTACCATGTCGGCTAACGAAGCGCGATATACAATTGGACGCACGCGCCCTTGATCTTCGTAACCTACAGTGTATAAAACTAAACCTTCTCTTGGCGTAAACCCGATACGAAATTGCCACTTTTGCCACTTAATAAAGTTTCCTTGTACCTCAAAACTTGTACCCTCCGGCTGCGTAATTTCTAGAGGTTTGATATCGCTGCGTAAATCTTTAATAAACTCTGTGGAATAATTTCCTGAATTCGGCGGTAAAGGAACAACACCATAATCCTCAACCCGAATTACTTCCATTTTATTCAAATCAACAACCGGAATCACGCCTTCAATCGGACGCGCATAACCGTTATCCGTCGGACTCGAACGCACCCAACACAACGCCCGTGACAGTCGCAATCCCTTTTCATCTTCAATGGCATAATAACCCGCCGACCACGGGTCAACCATTACCAAACTTGGATCGGTAATTCCGCGTTTCTTGATCGCTTTCTGAAACTCAGGACTCGCTTTAACCGCTGCTTCGCACTCAATAAATTCATCCAGCATAATAGAGGGCTGGACATCAGAAATTTGCTGCCACGACTTGACAGTTTCAGTATTAAGTGAGACAACCGCCTCATATGTCAATCCATCTTCATTATTCAGAATCCCAATAAAAGCCTCGCGCTCAATACTGTCACCCTCTTCAAAATTAAGAACGACACTCTTAGGAGGTTCCTTAAGAACAACCATCGGAAACCTAACTTTTTCCCCCAAGTCGTACTCTGCTTTAACCGTTGCGACAGCAACTGTAATTTCTTCAGGCGTTAGTGGGTCGAGTGGATGCCTTGCCGAAGCTGATTTAGTAAATGTATCAGGTAATTGATGTGCAGTAGTCATAATCGCTCTTTGTAGGTGTAAACCTCTGGCTTATAAAGTGAAGCGATTCAGAGTGATGCGATCGCGCTTTTCTCAGAGCCAAAGGTGATTGCACTTTGCCTTACACTACGGCGCTTGTCATAACACGTTTGTAGCCAAATTTACCAATCCTCTTCACAAATCGATTTTCCATAATCTACATTCCTAACGATTCCTTTTCTAACCTCCTAACTCTCTAGCAAAACCCGACTATTTTTATCGGGTATGTTTGACGCGAAAAAATGCACCGTGTTACTATCAGGCGACAGTTGACGGAAAAAAATGAAGTAGAGAGCGATCCATGACCCAGGCAAAAACCATCAACCCCACAGCAGCAACCTTCAAAGCCCTCAAATGTAAGGAATGTGGTGCTGAATACGAACTTGCGGCTAGCCATGTCTGTGAAGCTTGCTTTGGGCCATTGGAAGTTACCTACGATTACAACACCCTCCGCCGCACCGTAACGCGCGAAACTATTCAATCGGGACCAAATTCAATTTGGCGCTATCGTTCTTTCTTACCCGTTGCAACTGAAAATGTCATTGATGTAGGTACAGGGATGACTCCCCTTGTACAAGCAAACCGCTTAGCCCGTCGCCTGGGATTGAAAAAGCTATACATCAAAAATGATGCCGTTAATATGCCCACCCTTAGCTTCAAAGATCGGGTGGTATCCGTAGCATTATCCCGCGCACGAGAGCTAGGCTTTTCAACCGTATCGTGTGCAAGTACCGGAAATTTAGCAAATTCAACTGCAGCGATCGCCGCTCATGCAGGATTAGATTGTTGTGTATTTATCCCCTCTGATTTAGAAGCAGGTAAAGTCTTAGGTACGCTCATCTACAGCCCTACCGTAATGGCAGTACAAGGTAACTACGACCAAGTAAACCGCTTGTGTTGCGAAGTTGCCAATACATATGGTTGGGGATTTGTCAATATCAATTTACGTCCTTATTACTCGGAAGGTTCCAAAACTCTTGGCTATGAAGTCGCCGAACAACTCGGCTGGCAATTACCCGATCACATTGTTGCGCCCCTAGCCTCAGGTTCCTTGTTCACAAAGATCTACAAAGGATTCCAGGAGTTTACTCAAGTCGGCTTAGTCGAAGATAAAAGCGTCCGGTTCAGCGGTGCGCAAGCCGAAGGTTGTTCCCCCATCGCGCAAGCCTACAAAGAAGGACGCGATTTTGTTAAACCCGTCAAACCCAACACAATCGCCAAATCAATCGCCATTGGAAATCCAGCCGATGGCATCTATGCGCTCGAAATTGCGCGGAAAACCAACGGTAACATTGCATCAGTTACCGATGCGCAGATCATCGACGGCATCAAACTACTCGCCGAAACCGAAGGCATCTTCACCGAAACCGCAGGCGGGACAACGATCGCAGTTCTCAAAAAACTAGTGGAAGCTGGTAAAATTGACCCCGACGAAACCACAGTCGCCTACATTACTGGAAACGGACTCAAAACCCAAGAAGCCGTACAAGGCTACATCGGCGAACCGTTGACGATTGAAGCCAAGCTTGATAGTTTTGAACGTGCGTTAGAGCGATCGCGTACTTTAGAGCGTCTTGACTGGCAACAAGTCTTGGTATAAGTCTTCTGCTCAAGTCTTACTCTCGTCAACTGTTAAATTGTCAAATCAGGGGCATCTTTGCTATCTGGGCGCATAAATATGCGCCTTCACTAACTCTAGGATTGTTATCTCAACTATGGCTGTTAAAGTACTCATTCCCACTCCATTACAGAAATTTACCAATAATCAAGCGACGCTCGAATGCGACGGTAGCAATATAGCAGAACTTATAGAAGCGCTAGAAAAAAGCTGCCCTGGTATCAAATCGCGGCTTTGTGACGAACAAGGACAACCACGGCGATTTTTGAATCTATACGTCAATAGTGAAGATATCCGCTTTTTGGATGGAACCGAAACACCCCTCAAAGAAGGCGATGAAGTGAGTATTGTTCCGGCTGTTGCAGGTGGTTAGACATTGTGGTTGAAATCAAGATGAGTAAGTTAAAACTCAAGGCATAATCTGCCTATAAATAACCCTTAGGAGTAGAGTAGTGTTATTGACATCTGCTCTATTTTATGTTGTTCGGTAAGCCAATCTTTAGTAACACTTTTGCTTTAAATATCAACTCTTTGAGAAGTATTATATCGCTTGACACTGACAGGCGAATTAGTTTATTCTGCCAACGTTCTTAATAATTACTTGCAATAATCCTCATGCAAATCTATGCGGTTAAAGACTCCTGCAAAGGTGGAAATCGTGTGAGGGCATAGTAATTCCGATTACCACTTATCGTTCATCTGGGCGATAACAGATGGTGCAGCAGTTGGATTATGTATGGTGTGAGGCAAAAGTGAAGTTGCATCTTTTAATTTCCTACATGGCATTGCTCAGTGTTGGGAGTATTCCGACCGCAATTGCATCGCCAAAGTCACTTAATAATATTGCTAATAATTCTTATCAATCACTGCTTAGAAATGTAAAACAACTTGATAAAACAACGCAGCGATTATCTCAGGCTTCCCCGCCAGCAACTGAGGTTGTCCAAATTCAAGGTGTGAGGTTAAACCCAACGGCTAATGGATTGGAAGTTATTTTAGAAACCTCTACTCCACAAAAGCTAGAACTCTCGACAGCAAGCGAGAACGCAACTTTGATTGCCAATGTTGTCAACGCGCAGTTAGTGCTACCAGAAGGTAATGCGTTTTTAGCAAATGACCCAGCAGACGGAATTACTGCTGTTCGAGTCGTAAATCTCGATGCCAATATAATTCAGGTACAGATAATTGGAAGCGTAACAGTACCACAAGTTGAAGTCTTAGAGAGCGATCGCGAAGGGTTAATCTTCAGTGTAGTACCGCCAGCAGCCGTAACCGAAGCTGATGAACTTAACATCGTAGTGACAGCCACACGTACCGCCGAAGCGTTGGAGAATGTCCCGCGTTCAGTCACGACAATAACACGCGAACAACTCGACGATCAAACAACGGTTATAAGAAATTTACCCGATATCTTAGGTCAATTAGTTCCTGGCTTTGGTCCGCCAACACAAAACCGGAGAACTGGGCGTTTGCAAACATTGCGGGGTCGTCCACCACTAATTTTAATTGATGGAGTCGTACAAAGTACAAATGCTGGCTTCGATCGCCAACTCAATGCTATCGATCCATCAGCAATCGAACGAATTGAAGTTGTGCGTGGTCCTAGTGCTGTATATGGTCAGGGTGCAACGGGTGGAGTTATCAATATTATCACGCGGCAACCTACTGATGAGCGGCTGCAATCCGAGTTAATTATCGGTACGCGCACCGACGACGAACTACGCGGCGAAGGTTTTGGTTACAGTTTGAAATATGGTTTAGCGGGTAATGAAGGTAATGTAGACTATCGGATTAATACCTCTTTAGAAACAAACGGTGGTTGGTTTGATGCTGAAGGTAATCGTATTCCACCGAACGATATTGTCGATACAGAAACTCTCAACTTGTTGGCTAAGGTGGGAATCAATCTTGACGCAGAACAACGGCTAGAATTGACATACGATATATACCGCGATCGCGTCGATACCGAATTCATTTCAGACCCCAGCATTTTAGATATTCCTGGGCTACAAACCGCCAGGGCGCTGCGCGTCGGCGAAATTGCCCAAGAAGAACCAAGTAGACAAACAAACCAAGTCGCGAGTTTGAAATATCGCCATGAAAACTTAGGAGGTTCGCAACTCGACTTACAACTCTACTATCAAGACACCCAGATAGCGCAAGAAATTCAAGATATTAGAACCTTCTTTGGTGACGTTCCGCCGTTTATTCCTGGGATATTTCAGACGAATCTCGATCAAAGTAAATGGGGCGCTCGATTACAAGTCGAAACGCCGTTTTCTGAGTCAACACGCCTACTGTGGGGTGCAGACTATCTGCAAGAGGACAGCGATCAACCGTTTTTAGTCATCGATCCTGTTGCTTTTGATACGCGGCGTGAAGCTAATGTATTGACAACTGCTACACAAGTACCACCTTTTCAATTAAACAGTCTGGGAGTGTTTGCCCAAGTTCAGTGGGATTTGAGCGCACAATGGTTACTCAGTGGAGGATTGCGCTATGAAACGATCGGGTTTGAGGTCAATGACTTTTTTGCCAACCCCTTTGCTGATTTTGACAACGCACCAGCGTTAGTGTCAGGTGGTTCTAACCGCGTTGATGATGTTGTTTTTAATCTTGGCAGTGTTTATAAAGTCACCGATGAAATCAGTTTCTTCGCCAACTTCGCGCAAGGTTTTGCGGTTCCCAGTTTAGATTTTCTTGGTCAAGCAACCGCAGGCTTTGCAATTGAAGACGATAATTTATTGCAACCAGAGAAGGTGAACAACTACGAAATTGGGGTTCGTGGCACTTGGGGAACAGTACAAGCAACGCTGGTTGGTTTCTATAACCACTCCGATTTAGGACAAAACCTTGTGATTGCACCCAGTGGTCTGACAAATGCAGCACGAGGTCCGCAACGCAACTATGGCATAGAAGCAACACTCGATTGGCAACCAAGCGATCGCTGGGGTTTTGGCAGTAGCTTAACATGGAACGAAGGTGAAGCTAATTTTCCTGATGATAGTCGCGGCTGGCTAGCGCTAAGTAGTCTAGACGTTCAACCGCTCAAGTTGACAGCCTACATAGAAAATGAAACGCTACCAGGATGGCGAAATCGCTTGCAATTGCTTTTAGTTGGCGATCGCGACCGCGCATTTGAAGAAGAGGTAGAGGAATTTCAAATCGAGGGCTATACAACGCTCGATTTCATCAGCAGCCTCCAAATCGGTCAAGGAAGACTCGAACTCGGTATCGAAAACTTGTTGAATCAGCAGTATTTGCCTGTGAGTTCGCAAGATGGTACTGGAATTCGCGAAATTGTCCGCGAGGCGGCTAGAGGTAGAACAATTAGCGTGCGGTACGCAATTGAATTTTGATAGTGAATTTGCAGTCGGTTCTATGATTATGTGTCTGAGGCGGTGGTTAAAATCTAAGCAAGTGCGCCAGCTAATTTACTTTATTTTGTTTGGCTTGACTTTAACTGCAATTTGTGCATGCAACCAAAATCCTTCGCCACAGGCAGACGATCTTTCTACATCAGGTGCTGTGCGCGTTGTGAAACACGCAATGGGTGAAACCAAGATTGCAACCACTCCGCAGCGAGTCGTTGTCCTCGATACAGCCCCACTTGATGCAGCCTTAGCATTAGGTGTTCAACCGATTGGCGCAAGTTTGCCACGCACGGATGCTTTACCAGCTTATCTCGGCGATCGCACCGCCGGAATTACACCTGTCGGTGAAAATCCACCCAACTTAGAATCAATTGTCCGCCTTCAGCCAGATTTAATCATCGGCAATACAAACGCGCATCGACAAATTTATGACAAGTTATCGCGAATTGCTCCAACAATCCTCACCGCCGGAAACAGTACTGACGGACAGTGGAAACAAGAACTAAGACTGTATGCAGCAGCACTCGGTCGCACCGATGCAGTTCAAACACTACTCAACGACTACAATCAGCGTGTCAAAAAACTCAAACAGCAGCTAAAACAAGCTGACGACCTCCAAGTGTCTGTGATTCTGACTGCTCAAGAGTGGATCGCTTTTTACACCAAAACGAGTTTTCCAGGTTCGGTACTGCAAGATGTTGGTTTAGCTCGCCCTCCGATTCAAAATATTGAGGGAAAATCCTGGGTACAAGTATCGCAGGAAGACCTTCAGAGTATCGATGGTGATGCGATCTTTCTACTTCATGTCGCTTCAGATAAAATGCCAGGAAGCTTTACAGTGAACCAATTTGTGAAAAATCCGCTCTTTTCGCAATTAAAAGCCGTTAAACAGGGACGAGTATACGAAGTCGATGCTGAAGTTTGGCATCTTGGGAGCAATATTTTGGGAGCAAATCGTATTCTTGATGACTTGTTCAAATATTTGGTAGAAAACACCCACTGAAACTATTTGTCGTGGAGACGATCGCCTTTACTTATGACATCAAAGAAATTGATTGCGGCGATTCTGTGTCAATATTTAAAAAAGTAGTAAATTGACAAGTGTGCGTGAAGCAAAGCGATCGCGTTTAAAGCTAGATATAACTAAGGATTAACCTAAGCAATGGCAGACGAAAAAACTCCAAGCCCTAATGGAGACGAAAAACCTAACGTTGCTGAACAAGCCCCTGAAGGAAAAACTGCAAAAGAGGAAGCTCCTCCAAGTACAGTAGAAGAACAAGCGCCTAGCGTCGTCGCAGAAAATCTTCACAGTACGGACGAACCTGAAACTACAGATATTCCTTCTGCAAATGCTCCTGATCCGCAAGCAGCAAATCCTGAAGTGAATCCTAATGCTGCTAAAGCAAAATCAGCAGCAGCGGATACATCGAGTGCTCAATCAGAAGAATCTACCCCAGCCAAACCAGCTGCTAAAAAAACTCCTGCTGCTAAAGGTGAAAAACCAGCTGC contains the following coding sequences:
- a CDS encoding spermidine/putrescine ABC transporter substrate-binding protein, yielding MMRRILSFVVLFFVALILPLGCSGSNQTNVSDGNTPSNVLSVYNWSTYIAPEVLTQFEKEFNAKIKYDTYENSEALYAKIQPGNPGYDVAFPGDYMVAIMTNEGLLEELNLENIPNRKHLDSTFVNAPYDPENKYSLPYQWGTLGIGYNITATNNQEIDSWATMFDPKFAGRTAWLDDMRHTTGVILMYLGFDPNTTNPAEIQQARDFLVKHKDAIAAFVPDTGQILLDQGEVDLTHEWSGDIFQVMEENEQIRYAIPKEGTIVWTDNMVVLKNAPNKELAERFINFILEPEVGAKISNFIHYGSPNKTARDKGLINEADLQNPAIYPPPEVFAKLKYINDVGQATPLYDEAWNEVKVAVGK
- a CDS encoding ABC transporter ATP-binding protein, with translation MIPAVELQQLSKKFTGKKDFLAVNNINLQIASGEFFSLLGPSGCGKTTTLRTIAGFETPTSGEIFIHGEPMSHRLPFHRPVNTVFQNYALFPHLTVAQNVAFGLEMENRPRREIQNRVAEVLAQVKLTGMEKRYPRQLSGGQQQRVALARALIKQPAVLLFDEPLGALDLKLRKEMQLELKRMQQRLGITFIYVTHDQEEALTMSDRIAVMDQGRVLQVGTPVEIYENPTSRFVADFIGETNFLIGRVIKRHLDAVTILVDEQLPVCVSCDDEIPLDSIVTLVVRPEKVVIFPANSDESLQGKVEETVYIGTDTRYIVRLTEQSCIIVRSQNLHYSDLHRFNSGDTVKVKLPPDSIRILTENSSTYTSYNRQNVKPTVLATSN
- a CDS encoding MoaD/ThiS family protein, which codes for MAVKVLIPTPLQKFTNNQATLECDGSNIAELIEALEKSCPGIKSRLCDEQGQPRRFLNLYVNSEDIRFLDGTETPLKEGDEVSIVPAVAGG
- a CDS encoding ABC transporter permease codes for the protein MTISVSDNASRRFDVLVRSLGKRWLLLHAAVGFAFIYLPILILVIYSFNTSRFNAVWRGFTLDWYRGLLQADSQLTANVTDTRIWDALQNSLLVAVISTLLATILGTAIALALERFRFPGRVIIDSLLFLPIVIPEITMGISLLVFFSLVFRLIENFIGIRLNFGLPTMIVGHVSFNISFVAITVRARLAELDPALEEAALDLGANEWKVLSKVILPLIAPAIFSGALLAFTLSLDDFVVTFFTAGVGATTLPLFVYGMIKFSVTPAINAISSLMLLASLVLIIPALVVGTKELR
- a CDS encoding ABC transporter permease — translated: MRSTIESHKRRSLAFLLFPATFWLLLFFILPLLIVLLYSFLQRGTYGGVVWSFSLESYQRLTSELYLGVIWRSIGLALITTVTCLIIGYPLAFFIATCSGRWRNVLVLLVIVPFWTNFLVRTYAWIVLLRQEGVINVALQNFQIIDAPLNLLFTSFAVTVGLIYGYLPFMILPLYATMDRFNFSLVEAAYDLGANDIRSFIRVVLPLTMRGIVAGSLLVFIPAIGAFVTPDILGGAKTLMVGNLIQNQFLQARNWPFGSALSMLLMVVVLVPVLVYFRTSEEVS
- a CDS encoding primary-amine oxidase, whose product is MTTAHQLPDTFTKSASARHPLDPLTPEEITVAVATVKAEYDLGEKVRFPMVVLKEPPKSVVLNFEEGDSIEREAFIGILNNEDGLTYEAVVSLNTETVKSWQQISDVQPSIMLDEFIECEAAVKASPEFQKAIKKRGITDPSLVMVDPWSAGYYAIEDEKGLRLSRALCWVRSSPTDNGYARPIEGVIPVVDLNKMEVIRVEDYGVVPLPPNSGNYSTEFIKDLRSDIKPLEITQPEGTSFEVQGNFIKWQKWQFRIGFTPREGLVLYTVGYEDQGRVRPIVYRASLADMVVPYGDPRPQHYRKNAFDVGEYGVGTLANSLTLGCDCLGEIRYFDAYMTSSRGQVVKIENAICMHEEDFGILWKHVDWRTDHTEVRRSRRLVVSFIATVGNYEYGFFWYFYQDGTIQYEVKLTGIVNTAAAMPNEVPKYGTLIAPQLNAPIHQHFFNVRLDMCVDGENNSVYEVNTQAEPLGPDNPYGNAFYAESKLLSTESEAQRIIDPFTGRYWKIINPAVHNSLGQPVSYKLMPGENILPFAHPESSVIKRAGFMTKHLWVTPYNPDELYAAGDYPNQHPGDAGLPIWTKANRAIENTDVVVWYTFGHNHVTRPEDWPVMPVSYIGFMLKPVGFFDKSPAIDVPPSAAKHKCCS
- the thrC gene encoding threonine synthase; translation: MTQAKTINPTAATFKALKCKECGAEYELAASHVCEACFGPLEVTYDYNTLRRTVTRETIQSGPNSIWRYRSFLPVATENVIDVGTGMTPLVQANRLARRLGLKKLYIKNDAVNMPTLSFKDRVVSVALSRARELGFSTVSCASTGNLANSTAAIAAHAGLDCCVFIPSDLEAGKVLGTLIYSPTVMAVQGNYDQVNRLCCEVANTYGWGFVNINLRPYYSEGSKTLGYEVAEQLGWQLPDHIVAPLASGSLFTKIYKGFQEFTQVGLVEDKSVRFSGAQAEGCSPIAQAYKEGRDFVKPVKPNTIAKSIAIGNPADGIYALEIARKTNGNIASVTDAQIIDGIKLLAETEGIFTETAGGTTIAVLKKLVEAGKIDPDETTVAYITGNGLKTQEAVQGYIGEPLTIEAKLDSFERALERSRTLERLDWQQVLV